The Chryseobacterium sp. 52 genome includes a region encoding these proteins:
- a CDS encoding alpha-ketoglutarate-dependent dioxygenase AlkB family protein, producing the protein MNSLFEDLSEYPINILPNDGTVNYYGKVFTKEKSDIFYDYLLNQIPWENDEAVIFGKLILTKRKVAWFGEKAFEYTYSKRTKYAIPWTPELLELKTKCEEISGETYNSCLLNLYHDGSEGMAYHSDGEKDLKKHGAIASLTFGAERKFLFKHKTTKEKVEILLENGSLLVMKGTTQENWLHRLPPTTKVKTPRVNLTFRTIEE; encoded by the coding sequence ATGAACAGCCTGTTTGAAGACCTTTCAGAATATCCTATCAATATTCTTCCGAATGACGGAACGGTCAACTATTATGGAAAAGTTTTTACCAAAGAAAAATCTGATATTTTTTATGACTATCTGCTGAATCAGATTCCGTGGGAAAATGATGAGGCCGTGATTTTCGGGAAATTAATTTTAACGAAAAGAAAGGTAGCCTGGTTCGGAGAAAAAGCCTTTGAATACACCTATTCAAAACGGACAAAATATGCAATACCATGGACACCGGAGTTGCTGGAACTGAAAACAAAATGTGAAGAAATTTCAGGAGAAACGTATAATTCCTGTCTGCTGAATTTATACCATGACGGAAGTGAAGGAATGGCTTACCACAGCGATGGTGAAAAGGATCTTAAAAAGCATGGTGCTATTGCTTCCCTGACTTTCGGTGCGGAAAGAAAGTTTTTATTTAAACATAAAACAACCAAAGAAAAAGTGGAAATACTCCTGGAAAACGGAAGTTTACTGGTGATGAAAGGAACCACTCAGGAAAACTGGCTGCACAGACTTCCGCCCACGACAAAAGTAAAAACCCCAAGAGTGAACCTGACGTTCAGAACCATTGAAGAGTGA
- a CDS encoding toxin-antitoxin system YwqK family antitoxin: protein MNFEIKNGKGLVSMGYAPRYYSESLSIGKDPVLFLWDDCDDPGDENLVLLPMDHESENLINNTLQDVDFNVDYTDRIEDLFSTLGPLFQLLKNGKYHLNFSAQKIFEDYSPIAAFGVERLDREEVRKESDKYDEKLKQNKFYDYTFHGAYDGTYRFNEYEQPFVAWKSEEEININLIQQYESMISSGERPFAIIFTGKCLEDDFLHEYILDGHHKLCAYKNLKIEPPCAFIKFLAEEESEFEMDIERISELIFPWQFNHFYDNWHGKKKYFKNNPDSSLRKYIKNGLVTFLYPDDRKRAESFYINDVPDGDFRHWSENGKISNIKSFSLGKLIGRSVYYHHDEDAEQNDEDDLAKRSIGYEYIYKDGDLKISKRWDRDGKISSIAIYEPKSIRQIPLTDKIIWDYSTEKYKTSVSERKDSR from the coding sequence ATGAATTTTGAAATTAAAAATGGAAAAGGTTTAGTATCTATGGGGTATGCGCCCAGGTACTACAGTGAAAGCCTGTCAATAGGAAAAGATCCTGTACTTTTTCTGTGGGATGACTGTGATGATCCGGGAGATGAAAATTTGGTACTGCTTCCGATGGATCATGAAAGTGAAAATTTAATTAATAATACCCTGCAGGATGTTGATTTTAATGTAGATTATACAGATCGCATAGAAGACCTGTTCTCTACCTTAGGGCCTTTGTTTCAGTTATTGAAAAACGGAAAGTATCATTTGAATTTTTCTGCACAGAAAATATTTGAGGATTACAGTCCTATTGCTGCTTTCGGGGTAGAAAGGCTTGATAGGGAAGAGGTACGGAAAGAGAGTGATAAATATGATGAAAAATTAAAGCAGAATAAGTTTTATGATTATACTTTTCATGGTGCTTATGACGGTACCTATCGCTTTAATGAATATGAACAGCCTTTTGTTGCCTGGAAATCCGAAGAAGAGATTAATATTAATCTGATACAACAGTACGAAAGTATGATTTCTTCTGGTGAAAGACCCTTTGCTATAATTTTTACCGGAAAATGTTTGGAAGATGATTTTCTGCATGAATATATCCTGGATGGACACCATAAACTATGTGCCTATAAAAACCTGAAGATAGAACCACCTTGTGCTTTCATTAAATTTCTCGCGGAAGAAGAGTCAGAATTTGAAATGGACATTGAGCGTATCTCTGAATTGATATTTCCATGGCAGTTCAATCACTTTTATGACAACTGGCACGGAAAAAAGAAATATTTTAAAAATAACCCGGACAGCTCACTTAGAAAATATATTAAAAACGGATTGGTGACTTTTCTTTATCCGGACGACAGAAAAAGAGCAGAGAGTTTTTATATCAATGATGTTCCGGACGGAGATTTTAGACATTGGTCCGAAAACGGGAAAATAAGCAATATCAAAAGTTTTTCTTTAGGAAAGCTAATAGGCAGGTCGGTCTATTATCATCATGATGAAGACGCAGAACAAAATGATGAAGATGATTTGGCTAAACGAAGTATTGGCTATGAATATATTTATAAAGATGGAGATCTTAAAATTTCAAAACGATGGGACAGGGATGGGAAAATAAGTTCTATTGCTATCTATGAACCTAAGAGTATCAGACAAATTCCGCTAACGGATAAAATTATTTGGGATTATTCTACAGAGAAGTATAAAACTTCAGTCAGTGAAAGGAAAGACAGCAGGTAA
- a CDS encoding bifunctional helix-turn-helix domain-containing protein/methylated-DNA--[protein]-cysteine S-methyltransferase: MSAQSQIDYNRIAKAIAYIQSNFRLQPSLEEVAENIHLSPAHFQKIFTEWAGTSPKKFLQFISLEHAKNLLKEEKASLFDTAYETGLSSTSRLHDLFVKIEGMTPAEYKNGGKSLNINYSFSKSPFGYVMAASTEKGICYMAFEDDKETALGNLKYRFPNASFFEIQDSLQKNALSIFDKDWTKLNTIKLHLKGTDFQLKVWESLLSIPMGKLSTYGTLAGKIGNPNASRAVGTAIGSNPVAFLIPCHRVIQSTGNMGGYRWGSDRKQLIVGWESSQVYSGNSSVL; this comes from the coding sequence ATGTCCGCACAAAGTCAGATAGATTATAACAGAATTGCTAAAGCGATAGCTTATATCCAGAGCAATTTCAGGCTTCAGCCAAGTTTGGAGGAAGTGGCAGAGAATATTCACTTGAGTCCGGCTCATTTTCAGAAGATATTTACAGAATGGGCAGGAACAAGTCCGAAAAAATTTTTGCAGTTCATCAGTCTTGAACATGCTAAAAATTTATTGAAGGAAGAAAAAGCAAGTTTATTTGATACCGCTTACGAGACAGGACTTTCCAGCACAAGCAGGTTGCATGACCTTTTTGTGAAAATAGAAGGAATGACTCCGGCGGAATATAAAAACGGCGGAAAAAGCCTGAATATCAATTACAGTTTTTCCAAAAGTCCTTTTGGATACGTAATGGCAGCATCTACCGAAAAGGGGATCTGCTACATGGCTTTCGAAGACGATAAAGAAACAGCATTAGGAAATCTGAAATATAGATTTCCTAATGCTTCTTTTTTTGAAATACAGGACAGTTTACAGAAAAATGCCCTGTCTATATTCGATAAAGACTGGACGAAACTCAACACCATTAAATTACATCTCAAAGGAACAGATTTCCAACTTAAAGTATGGGAAAGTCTGCTTTCCATCCCAATGGGGAAACTTTCCACCTATGGAACCCTGGCTGGAAAAATAGGAAACCCCAATGCATCAAGAGCTGTCGGAACGGCAATAGGAAGCAATCCTGTGGCCTTTCTAATTCCATGTCACCGGGTGATCCAGTCTACGGGGAATATGGGTGGCTACAGATGGGGGAGCGACAGAAAACAGCTGATCGTTGGCTGGGAAAGCTCTCAGGTCTATTCCGGAAATTCTAGTGTACTTTAA
- the speB gene encoding agmatinase produces MRTYAGIPEENATLENAKVMLVTVPYDGTSTWGKGADKGPELFLDASENMELYDIETGTEPFLDGVYLAGEISENSSPEAMTEAVYQKTKELLNNEGKVFTLFGGEHSVSIGSIRAVGEKFENLTVLQLDAHTDLRPEFHGSTSNHACAVFEANQKHNLVQVGIRSMDAEEVEYLPEGRVFFAHEIAVNDNWINDVLEKVSGNVYITIDLDAFDPSIAPSTGTPEPGGLQWYPTLELLRKVFEKCNVVAFDIVELMDSPMPKPTAFLAAKLYYKMLAYNHIYNNN; encoded by the coding sequence ATGAGAACATACGCAGGAATTCCTGAAGAAAATGCAACGTTGGAAAACGCTAAAGTAATGCTGGTAACCGTTCCTTACGATGGAACTTCAACATGGGGAAAAGGAGCTGATAAAGGTCCGGAATTATTCCTTGATGCTTCCGAAAACATGGAGCTTTATGATATTGAAACAGGAACTGAACCTTTCCTTGACGGTGTATATCTGGCTGGAGAAATTTCTGAAAATTCAAGTCCTGAAGCAATGACGGAAGCGGTTTACCAAAAAACGAAAGAGCTTTTGAACAACGAAGGAAAAGTATTTACCCTTTTCGGAGGGGAGCACTCTGTTTCTATCGGTTCTATCCGCGCAGTAGGAGAGAAATTTGAAAACCTTACCGTTCTTCAATTGGATGCCCATACAGATTTACGTCCTGAATTCCATGGTTCTACATCTAACCACGCATGTGCGGTTTTTGAAGCGAATCAGAAACATAATTTAGTTCAGGTGGGAATCCGTTCTATGGATGCTGAAGAAGTTGAATATCTGCCGGAAGGAAGAGTCTTTTTTGCTCATGAAATTGCTGTTAACGATAACTGGATCAATGATGTTTTGGAAAAAGTTTCAGGAAATGTTTATATCACGATCGACCTTGATGCTTTTGACCCTTCTATTGCTCCATCTACAGGTACTCCTGAGCCAGGCGGGCTTCAGTGGTATCCTACATTAGAATTATTGAGAAAAGTATTTGAAAAATGTAACGTAGTTGCTTTTGATATTGTAGAATTAATGGATTCTCCTATGCCTAAGCCAACCGCTTTCCTTGCAGCTAAGCTCTATTATAAAATGCTTGCGTATAACCATATCTATAACAACAACTAA
- a CDS encoding HAD family hydrolase, which translates to MPLKAVLFDMDGVIVDTEPLHRKAYFTTFNELGIAVSEELYTSFTGASTKRVFETLIEKYNLTDTHEALSAIKRAHFKDYFDNDEEFDLIPGVKELIQHYHENGIKLILASSATMTTINMVFEKFGLEQYFSGKISGADLQESKPHPEVFLLAAEMAGEPVQNCIVIEDSTNGILAANRAEIFCAAYRSPHSKNQDYTLANIVVSDYQELELDKLSKYF; encoded by the coding sequence ATGCCTTTAAAAGCTGTTCTTTTCGATATGGACGGGGTTATTGTAGATACGGAACCACTTCACAGAAAAGCTTACTTCACAACATTTAACGAACTTGGAATTGCTGTTTCCGAAGAATTATACACCTCTTTTACAGGAGCTTCCACAAAAAGAGTATTTGAAACACTGATTGAAAAATATAATTTAACGGATACCCACGAAGCGCTTTCCGCTATTAAAAGAGCTCATTTCAAAGATTATTTCGATAATGATGAGGAATTTGACCTGATTCCGGGAGTAAAGGAACTGATCCAGCATTATCATGAGAATGGTATAAAGCTTATTCTCGCTTCTTCAGCAACGATGACGACCATCAACATGGTTTTTGAAAAATTCGGACTTGAACAGTATTTCAGTGGAAAGATAAGCGGAGCTGACCTTCAGGAATCCAAACCGCATCCCGAAGTCTTCCTGCTTGCCGCAGAAATGGCGGGGGAACCCGTACAAAACTGCATCGTTATTGAAGATTCCACGAATGGTATTCTTGCCGCAAACAGAGCAGAAATTTTCTGTGCAGCCTACAGAAGCCCGCATTCAAAAAATCAGGATTATACTTTAGCGAATATTGTGGTTTCAGATTATCAGGAACTGGAACTGGATAAGCTCTCAAAATATTTTTAA
- a CDS encoding arginine decarboxylase, whose translation MKIKYSELIDQTLYFPTEEFNVSENNLLFHDVPLMEVVEKFGTPLKISYLPRISQNIQKAKSWFREAFEKAEYKKNYTYCYCTKSSHFNFVLEEALKNDISIETSSAYDMDIVKSLYGKGKVDKNIEVICNGFKTDDYLAKISEMINSGFENITPILDNYRELDKLTESIDTTFDIGIRIASEEEPKFEFYTSRLGIGYRDIIPYYSQKIAEHPNARLKMLHFFINTGIKDTAYYWNELYKCLRVYARLKKIAPEVDSLNIGGGFPIKTSLNFEYDYQYMVEEIVSQIKKFCEEEGVEEPNIYTEFGSFTVGESGANLYKIISQKRQNDREKWNMIDSSFMTTLPDTWAISRHFIMLPLNRWEDTYERVFLGGLTCDSDDYYNSEQHTNAIYLPTFSDTKPLYIGFFHTGAYQETIGGYGGVHHCLMPQPRHVLIQKDENGELQYEVFREKQEPEDILKILGYK comes from the coding sequence ATGAAAATAAAGTACTCGGAACTTATTGATCAGACATTGTACTTTCCTACAGAGGAATTTAATGTTTCTGAGAACAATTTGTTATTTCACGATGTTCCTTTAATGGAAGTCGTTGAAAAATTTGGCACCCCGCTAAAAATTAGCTACCTGCCAAGAATTTCTCAAAATATCCAAAAGGCGAAAAGCTGGTTTAGGGAAGCTTTTGAGAAAGCCGAATATAAAAAGAATTATACCTACTGCTACTGTACAAAATCCAGCCATTTCAATTTTGTGCTTGAAGAAGCTCTTAAGAATGATATTTCTATTGAAACTTCTTCAGCGTATGACATGGATATTGTAAAATCTCTATATGGGAAGGGGAAAGTAGATAAAAATATTGAGGTCATTTGTAATGGGTTCAAAACTGATGATTATCTGGCGAAAATTTCCGAGATGATCAACAGCGGTTTTGAAAATATTACTCCGATTCTCGATAACTACCGCGAGCTGGATAAGCTTACGGAAAGTATTGATACCACGTTTGATATCGGAATCAGAATTGCTTCAGAGGAAGAACCGAAATTCGAATTCTATACCTCAAGATTAGGAATTGGATACAGAGATATTATCCCTTATTACAGCCAGAAAATTGCTGAGCACCCGAATGCAAGACTGAAAATGCTTCACTTCTTCATTAATACGGGGATCAAAGACACGGCTTATTACTGGAACGAATTGTATAAATGTCTTCGTGTGTACGCACGTTTGAAGAAAATTGCTCCGGAAGTGGATTCACTGAACATCGGTGGAGGTTTCCCGATTAAAACTTCTTTAAACTTCGAGTACGACTATCAGTATATGGTAGAAGAAATTGTTTCCCAGATCAAGAAGTTCTGTGAAGAGGAAGGAGTGGAAGAACCTAATATTTATACAGAATTCGGAAGCTTTACCGTAGGAGAAAGCGGTGCCAATCTTTATAAAATTATCTCTCAGAAACGTCAGAACGACAGAGAAAAGTGGAACATGATTGATTCTTCATTCATGACGACACTTCCTGATACATGGGCGATCTCCAGACACTTTATCATGCTCCCACTGAACAGATGGGAAGATACCTATGAAAGGGTATTCCTTGGTGGATTGACTTGTGATTCGGATGATTATTATAATTCTGAACAGCATACGAATGCCATTTATCTGCCTACTTTCAGTGATACAAAGCCTCTGTACATCGGATTTTTCCATACAGGAGCGTATCAGGAAACTATTGGAGGGTACGGCGGTGTTCACCACTGTCTGATGCCTCAGCCGAGACACGTTTTGATCCAGAAAGATGAAAATGGTGAGCTTCAATATGAAGTTTTCCGTGAAAAACAGGAACCGGAAGATATTTTGAAAATCTTAGGGTATAAATAA
- a CDS encoding tyrosine-protein phosphatase, which produces MKPFIKISVLLIAAFCVFSCKTLDFTRPEYGKAETEHAIEIKKVYNFRTLGNIKNSDGRVLKEGKFYRSGHLHQLKKKSFKELERLGIKEIIDLRNAKEISDKPDHLPNDIVYKKYSAFEDEGDQLAQAKKLVLKGKVNGSDANKRMIDFYREYVTENPEVIKKIITEILESDQPVLYHCTAGKDRTGITTALILTILKFDRSTIYNDYLLSNNYRQKLVTKRLSLANNLHFLYPKMEVKVLEKLSWVETAYLDASFDEINNKYGSIDTYIQQVLGISENKREEYVKKFTN; this is translated from the coding sequence TTGAAACCCTTCATAAAAATATCAGTTCTGCTTATAGCCGCATTTTGTGTTTTTTCATGCAAAACACTGGATTTTACACGTCCGGAATATGGCAAAGCAGAAACAGAGCATGCTATTGAAATCAAAAAGGTATACAATTTCCGAACGCTGGGAAATATTAAAAATTCTGATGGAAGAGTTTTAAAAGAAGGGAAGTTTTACCGCAGCGGACATCTTCATCAACTGAAGAAAAAATCGTTCAAAGAACTTGAAAGGTTAGGGATAAAAGAAATCATTGACCTTAGAAATGCTAAGGAAATATCGGATAAGCCGGACCATCTTCCAAATGATATTGTGTATAAAAAATATTCTGCTTTTGAAGATGAAGGAGATCAGCTGGCACAGGCTAAAAAACTTGTCTTAAAAGGAAAAGTAAACGGTTCTGATGCCAATAAAAGAATGATTGATTTCTACCGTGAGTATGTGACGGAGAATCCTGAAGTCATTAAAAAAATCATCACTGAAATTCTGGAGTCCGATCAGCCGGTTCTCTACCACTGTACCGCCGGAAAAGACAGAACAGGAATCACAACAGCCTTAATTTTAACGATTTTAAAGTTTGATAGGTCAACTATTTACAATGATTATCTTTTATCAAATAATTACAGACAAAAATTAGTCACCAAAAGACTCAGTTTAGCGAACAATTTACATTTTCTATACCCTAAAATGGAGGTGAAAGTCCTTGAAAAACTGAGTTGGGTGGAAACAGCTTACTTAGATGCATCTTTTGATGAAATCAATAATAAATATGGATCAATTGATACTTATATTCAACAGGTTCTAGGGATTTCGGAAAATAAGCGGGAAGAATATGTTAAGAAGTTTACAAATTAA
- a CDS encoding thiamine diphosphokinase — MKDKALLFINGDHPKTFPDPDQYGLIACTDGAFHYLKQLGFPLDKLDFISGDFDSHSGSDENVYQDKFILTLDQDKTDFHKALEIILERGYLSVDVFGGSGGEQDHFLGNLTVAYAFKDQLGIKFYDEFSEYYFVPKNFTLKGVNNKMISLYPFPSVDNITTTGLNWPLTNGSLSITSRIGTRNFAVEDEVSIQYESGDLLFFVGINEIEYPKIY; from the coding sequence ATGAAAGATAAAGCATTACTTTTCATTAACGGAGACCATCCGAAAACATTTCCAGATCCTGACCAATATGGCTTAATTGCCTGTACAGACGGTGCTTTTCATTATCTGAAACAACTGGGTTTTCCTTTGGATAAACTGGATTTTATTTCCGGTGATTTTGATTCTCATTCGGGATCGGATGAAAATGTTTATCAGGATAAATTTATTCTGACGCTGGATCAGGATAAGACAGACTTTCATAAAGCCCTGGAAATCATTTTGGAAAGAGGGTATCTTTCTGTGGATGTTTTTGGAGGAAGTGGAGGCGAACAGGATCATTTTTTAGGTAATCTTACAGTTGCTTATGCCTTTAAAGATCAATTGGGAATAAAGTTTTATGATGAGTTTTCTGAATATTATTTTGTTCCGAAAAATTTTACACTGAAAGGAGTTAACAATAAAATGATCTCGCTTTATCCGTTTCCTTCGGTTGACAATATAACCACAACAGGATTGAACTGGCCATTAACTAACGGAAGTTTAAGCATCACTTCAAGAATCGGAACAAGGAATTTTGCCGTTGAAGATGAGGTTTCCATTCAGTATGAATCCGGAGATCTCTTATTTTTTGTAGGAATTAATGAAATAGAATATCCCAAAATATATTGA
- a CDS encoding cob(I)yrinic acid a,c-diamide adenosyltransferase: MKIYTKTGDKGQTALYGGTRVSKASARVDSYGNIDELNSFIGISKSHIEDEGVLKQLKKIQFDLFTVGSEAATPVDKLMLANGKSRLPLIISDTEIEELEQWMDAFEDKLEPLQYFILPGGGKPATFLHAARTICRRAERSLVFLNESEEVRPELIKYLNRLSDYLFVLARYISKINNEPEEYWNPNER; this comes from the coding sequence ATGAAAATTTACACGAAAACAGGAGATAAAGGACAGACCGCTTTATATGGCGGGACAAGAGTTTCCAAAGCCAGTGCAAGAGTAGACAGCTATGGAAATATAGACGAGCTCAATTCATTTATTGGTATTTCTAAAAGTCATATTGAAGATGAAGGAGTTTTGAAGCAGTTGAAAAAAATTCAGTTTGACCTGTTTACGGTGGGTTCAGAAGCTGCAACGCCGGTTGATAAGTTGATGTTGGCCAACGGGAAATCTCGTCTGCCATTGATTATTTCAGATACAGAAATCGAAGAACTGGAACAGTGGATGGATGCTTTTGAAGATAAATTGGAACCGCTTCAGTATTTTATTCTTCCGGGTGGTGGAAAACCTGCAACATTTTTACATGCAGCAAGAACGATTTGCAGGAGAGCAGAGCGTTCGCTGGTTTTCTTAAACGAATCTGAAGAAGTACGTCCAGAACTGATCAAATACCTGAACAGACTTTCGGATTATCTTTTTGTTTTGGCAAGATATATTTCAAAAATCAACAACGAACCGGAAGAATACTGGAATCCGAATGAAAGATAA
- a CDS encoding DinB family protein: MTTTATATKQFMTSDQLLEHWQGHRNLTRRVIETFPEKELFEFSVGGMRPFAKLAQELIGIAGPALKGIINKNMEAYNEEGFVPKTKEDLLKRWDEETDVINHYFGQITEERLQETFNLFGQYEFPVYQNILYFVDNEIHHRGQGYTYLRALGIEPPFFWERF, encoded by the coding sequence ATGACAACTACAGCAACAGCCACTAAACAATTTATGACTTCTGATCAGTTATTAGAGCACTGGCAAGGACACAGAAACCTGACAAGAAGAGTCATCGAAACTTTCCCTGAGAAAGAATTATTTGAATTTTCTGTAGGCGGTATGAGACCTTTTGCAAAACTTGCACAAGAACTAATTGGTATCGCCGGACCTGCTTTAAAAGGAATTATTAATAAAAATATGGAAGCCTACAATGAAGAAGGATTTGTTCCGAAAACCAAAGAAGATTTGTTAAAAAGATGGGATGAAGAAACTGATGTGATCAATCATTATTTCGGTCAGATTACGGAAGAGCGTTTACAGGAAACGTTTAATTTATTCGGCCAGTATGAATTTCCGGTGTATCAGAACATTCTTTACTTTGTAGATAATGAAATTCACCACAGAGGCCAGGGATATACGTATCTGAGAGCTTTAGGAATTGAGCCCCCTTTTTTTTGGGAGAGATTTTAG
- a CDS encoding helix-turn-helix transcriptional regulator produces MNDHYLKKLDRVTAILTQLQSKPTVRAQDLAEKFDVSIRTIYRDVKTLENAGIPIIGEAGNGYSLMDGYKLPPVMFTKQEVLSFITAEKLMQKFSHQSLGSHYQTAMEKVRSVLRNSDKSLIQNIEKQIDVYHHHTQSGDTLKNVIPIILESIADKTQLIIEYKTVDSQVTERTIEAVGVFFEFNYWYIMAFCTLRKDFRQFRVDRILQIFKTQNPFSQEYGQINDYRKYSDGEKTRVRLLVDKKIIRHIANSKRYYGFIEETETEHGIEMTFDTEWIDDGFPRWLITFADHATVIEPESLRIKLKNLVLNISKKIE; encoded by the coding sequence ATGAATGATCACTATCTTAAAAAACTCGACAGGGTTACCGCTATTCTTACCCAATTACAGTCAAAGCCGACCGTAAGAGCACAGGATCTTGCAGAAAAATTCGATGTCAGTATCCGGACAATTTACCGGGATGTGAAGACCCTGGAAAATGCCGGAATTCCTATTATTGGAGAAGCCGGAAACGGATATTCCCTGATGGATGGCTATAAACTTCCGCCGGTCATGTTTACGAAACAGGAAGTCCTGAGTTTTATTACTGCCGAAAAGCTGATGCAGAAATTTTCACACCAGAGTCTGGGAAGTCATTATCAGACCGCCATGGAAAAAGTGCGTTCAGTCCTTCGGAATTCGGATAAAAGCCTTATTCAGAACATTGAAAAGCAGATTGATGTTTATCATCATCATACCCAGTCCGGCGACACCCTTAAAAACGTCATTCCAATCATTCTGGAAAGTATTGCAGACAAAACGCAGTTGATCATTGAATATAAAACGGTGGATTCACAGGTGACAGAAAGAACAATTGAAGCGGTTGGTGTTTTTTTTGAATTCAATTACTGGTATATCATGGCTTTCTGTACGTTGAGAAAAGATTTCAGGCAGTTCCGTGTGGACAGAATTCTGCAGATCTTTAAAACCCAAAATCCTTTTTCTCAGGAATATGGCCAGATTAATGATTACAGAAAATATTCGGACGGAGAGAAAACAAGGGTCAGACTTTTAGTCGATAAAAAAATAATAAGGCATATTGCTAATTCAAAAAGATATTACGGATTTATTGAAGAAACAGAGACGGAACATGGCATTGAAATGACCTTTGATACAGAATGGATAGATGACGGATTTCCGCGATGGCTCATCACTTTTGCAGATCATGCGACCGTGATAGAACCGGAATCTTTAAGAATAAAGCTCAAAAATTTAGTGCTGAATATTTCAAAAAAGATAGAATAA